The DNA segment CCTTGATCACACATCTACGCTGCATGTGGTGGCCATCAGAGTTATGTTGAGATACCCCATCACCCGGCCCGCCCTTTCGGCGGGCTTTTTTATGGCAACACCCCAGATGTAGCGCCGGGGCAAGGAGTGCAATGGGAGTCCACAAAAAAGGAGGGTTCCCTAGTCCCCCCAGTTCGACGCAGTTTCCCCCTGTTCTGAGCTGGGGGTTACCTGTTCATTCTGTATCCCGAGGAACCAAACGGCATCGGTGATTGCACCTAGCGAACGGTCGCATCAGCGATCCAGCAGGCCGGCATCGATCTTGGCGTCGGGATTGAGCTTGATCAGCATCCAAAGCAACATGGCCGAGCAATCGCGATCACTCACGCCGTAGTCATATTTCCAGTCAGCCACCATTCCCTTGAGCTCATGCTGAGCCTGGGTGATGAACTCATCGTTCCATTCCTGCACCAATCGATTCAGTCCTCTTCGAGATCCTCTTCCCTGACATAGAAGGGTTCATCAGAGCCTGGCTGATCGTTTTCCAGCACGAGAACTTTGAGCGAATCATCACTCTCAAACACAAAGAGGCCATCTTCATCGGGATGCACCCCGTTCATTTCGGGATGCTGGTTGACGAGGCGCTTGAGGCGGCGCTTCTCCTTCCAGAACGTGGTTCCCTTTTCGACCAAATAAACCGTCAAAGCCAAGTTCACCAGCACAAGGGCGAGGAACTCCAAGGCCTGCATAGATCAAAACCGGGTTCAGACGACCCTAGCGAGAGAAGCGGGGAGCGCCATAACAAGCGATACCAAGCATTCAAAGGCAAGGAGAGGACAGGACAGAGCGTCGGCGACGGCTCATAATGAGAATGATTCTCGGATTTCGAGGAGGATGCGATGGGCCAGGTGTGCCTGATTTCAGGCCCCCCGGGGTGCGGGAAAACAACCTGGGCGCTTCAAAGGCTCCAGCAGCATCAAGGCCCCTGCGCTTACCTGCGGCTGGAGGGAGAGAAGGCAGCGGGGCTTGAACAGGGGGAAGACAGCGGAATCGACCTGACCTGGCTCAAGGACCAGGTGCCCAGGCTTGAGGAACCGGCAACAGCCAACGCGACGGACCTGAAACAGGACAACGATGTGCTGACCCTGATCGAAGTGCAGCAGTTCCATCCCCCCAGCAAGGAGGGAATTGGAGGGCTCGGAGACGACGTTCGCTCCAAGCTTGAGGCCTTGCAGCTGCACCCCGACCAACTCCTTCACTTCGGGCGAGACCCTGAATTGCCTGCGAAGGACACCTTGGAGTTCAGCAAGCTTGAGGCCTGGCACACCTCTCTTTCGGGTTGTGTTTGGGATCCCAACAGCCTGAGCAGCTTCTGGTTCGAGCTCGTGAACGGTGCCTACGGCGATGTGTACCGCGCCAAAGGCCTGATGAATCTTCCTGACGGTCGAGCATTTTTCTGCAACTGGATGGTGAGCCAGGAGTCATCCCAGTTCCTCCCCTTGGACACCACAGCACCACCGCAGGGGCGCCCCAGTCGAACCTCGGAGCTCGTTGTTCAGGGCAAGGCACTCAACCCTGAAGGCATGCAAACCACCATCAACGACTGTCTGCTCGCGGATGACGTGCTCGCCATGCAGCAACAACAGCTCCAACAACAACCCACATCGCAAGGCTGATTGACATGAACCACGCCGTCATCTCCTGTTTGCACGCCAACCTTGCCGCCGTAGAGGCGGTGCTCGATGACATCGACTCCCAGGGCATCCAAACCATCACCTGTCTTGGAGACCTTGTGGGCTATGGACCACAGCCCAATGAAGTGGTGGAACTGATGCGTCAGCGCAAGATTCCCACCTGCCAGGGGTGCTGGGACGAAGACATCATTGACGGTCTGAATGCCTGTGAATGCAGCTATCCCTCCCAGCTGGCGGAACGACGAGGCCATCGCGCCCATCACTGGACGGCCGAGCTGCTGACGGAGGAGAACAAGGCCTTTCTGGCTGAACTACCAATGACCCTGCGACGCGACAAGCTGTTGTTTGTGCATGGCAGTCCGAACAGTCAGCACGAATATCTGTTGCCTGACATGAACGCTTTTGCGGCCCTTGAACGGGTGGAAACAGCAGGGGCGGAAACCTTGTTCTGCGGCCATACCCACCAGCCCTATGTGCGCGAATTACGCCAGGGGTCCATTCGGGTGAAGGTGCAACAACACGATCAAGGCGCACCAACAGAACAGGAGATGGAACTGCCGATGCGGCGGATCGTTAACGCTGGATCCGTTGGGGAACCGCGTCATGGCAGCACCAAGGCCACCTACGTCATTCATGACGACAACACCGGAGAAGTGACGATACGAGAGGTCGACTACGACATCACCAAAACCTGTCGAGCGATCGTTGATGCGGGCTTACCGGAAGTGTTTGCCTGGAGACTCAGCCATGGCTTCGAATACGCCGAGCGAGCTGAAGACGCCAGCCACGTGTGTGAGCGCTGATGGAACGCTGGGCCCTGGTGAGTGGTCTCCAAGGAGACCTGGATCTGTACGAACAGATTCAGAAGGAGTTGAAGCAACAACGGGGTGTTGCCAATCTCTTCGTTCTCGGTGATCTGATCGGATCACAACGCAAGTGCAATGCACTGCTCGAGAGGCTGAGGCAGCCGAAGCGCGCTGATCTTCAGCCCGACTGCATCTACGGCTGGTGGGAAGAGCAGCTTCTGGCGGAGTGCGGTTACCGCGGCGAACGCAAGGCTGAAAGCCTCAGAGCAGAACAAGGCGAGGCGGCGGTTGGAGAACTTCTCGCTGCAGTAGACGCCGACCATCTCAACTGGCTTGCATCGCTGCAGTTCGGCTTCATCGAACTCGACTGCGCTTTGATTCATGGAAGCTCCGCTGACGTCGGCGACCGGCTAGCGGAAGACACCTCAGCCCTGGTGCTGCTGGATCGGCTGACGCGGCTGGATGTGAACCGACTGTTTACGGCTCGCTGTCAGCGTCAATTCCGACTGGAGCTTTCCGGTGGATCCATCCAATCCCACATTAAAGACCATGCCGGTGAACAGCAGAGCGAACAGGCTGTGCCCAAGCGAAGCGTGATCGGCATTGGAGGGGGGAGGCACTACACCCTCTACGACCCCGCAACGGATCACATCGAATTTCGAATTGCGGGAGAACCTTCCAACGCTTCGGGGCGGGGC comes from the Synechococcus sp. A15-62 genome and includes:
- a CDS encoding phosphoesterase; the protein is MERWALVSGLQGDLDLYEQIQKELKQQRGVANLFVLGDLIGSQRKCNALLERLRQPKRADLQPDCIYGWWEEQLLAECGYRGERKAESLRAEQGEAAVGELLAAVDADHLNWLASLQFGFIELDCALIHGSSADVGDRLAEDTSALVLLDRLTRLDVNRLFTARCQRQFRLELSGGSIQSHIKDHAGEQQSEQAVPKRSVIGIGGGRHYTLYDPATDHIEFRIAGEPSNASGRGFG
- a CDS encoding GTP-binding protein; translation: MGQVCLISGPPGCGKTTWALQRLQQHQGPCAYLRLEGEKAAGLEQGEDSGIDLTWLKDQVPRLEEPATANATDLKQDNDVLTLIEVQQFHPPSKEGIGGLGDDVRSKLEALQLHPDQLLHFGRDPELPAKDTLEFSKLEAWHTSLSGCVWDPNSLSSFWFELVNGAYGDVYRAKGLMNLPDGRAFFCNWMVSQESSQFLPLDTTAPPQGRPSRTSELVVQGKALNPEGMQTTINDCLLADDVLAMQQQQLQQQPTSQG
- a CDS encoding metallophosphoesterase produces the protein MNHAVISCLHANLAAVEAVLDDIDSQGIQTITCLGDLVGYGPQPNEVVELMRQRKIPTCQGCWDEDIIDGLNACECSYPSQLAERRGHRAHHWTAELLTEENKAFLAELPMTLRRDKLLFVHGSPNSQHEYLLPDMNAFAALERVETAGAETLFCGHTHQPYVRELRQGSIRVKVQQHDQGAPTEQEMELPMRRIVNAGSVGEPRHGSTKATYVIHDDNTGEVTIREVDYDITKTCRAIVDAGLPEVFAWRLSHGFEYAERAEDASHVCER